In the genome of Dermacentor silvarum isolate Dsil-2018 chromosome 1, BIME_Dsil_1.4, whole genome shotgun sequence, one region contains:
- the LOC119460509 gene encoding protein phosphatase 1 regulatory subunit 3B-B yields MPMDLELVLSANPPLFVGSECRLSVCALQQSNPLFQTCSVKRNYRRASTNVPPIKPCMSPRDEQIQSEPTSPTSSNRIKRRVSFADDRGYSLTQVRVMKEPSDSPPRWTDEFVARITRDMRLEAPLWETAFTQPASDYFEFRQTLDTNFVSLENVIVKSDELITGTIKVKNVTFEKRVFVRASFDGWKTMQDYAAEYVANGHLSNMYDTFCFSIPIPSSASSNLGVIEFCVCFKHEQEEHWDNNKGTNYKLVALTKKAPSPTVLRRFTDALKADVDSWTEFASWKNLASEGPYW; encoded by the coding sequence ATGCCCATGGACCTGGAACTGGTGTTGTCGGCCAACCCGCCGCTCTTTGTGGGCAGCGAGTGCCGGCTCAGCGTCTGCGCCCTGCAGCAGAGTAACCCGCTCTTCCAGACGTGCTCCGTGAAGCGCAACTACCGACGCGCCTCCACCAATGTGCCGCCCATCAAGCCGTGTATGTCTCCGCGCGACGAACAAATTCAGAGCGAGCCAACGAGCCCGACGTCGTCGAACCGCATCAAGCGGCGGGTGTCGTTTGCCGATGACCGGGGCTACTCGCTCACCCAGGTGCGCGTCATGAAGGAGCCATCGGACAGCCCGCCGCGGTGGACCGACGAGTTTGTGGCCCGGATAACGCGCGACATGCGGCTCGAGGCGCCTCTGTGGGAGACTGCCTTCACGCAGCCGGCCTCGGATTACTTCGAGTTCCGGCAAACGCTCGACACCAACTTCGTCTCACTCGAGAACGTCATTGTCAAGAGCGACGAGCTCATCACGGGCACCATCAAGGTAAAGAACGTCACCTTCGAGAAGCGCGTCTTTGTGCGCGCCAGCTTCGATGGTTGGAAGACTATGCAAGACTATGCGGCTGAGTACGTGGCCAACGGCCACTTAAGCAACATGTACGACACGTTCTGCTTCTCGATTCCCATCCCGTCGTCGGCGTCGAGCAATTTAGGCGTGATAGAGTTCTGCGTTTGCTTCAAGCACGAGCAGGAAGAACACTGGGACAATAACAAAGGAACGAACTACAAGCTGGTGGCGCTAACCAAAAAGGCTCCCAGCCCAACTGTGTTGCGACGCTTTACAGACGCCCTCAAGGCGGACGTGGACTCTTGGACAGAGTTTGCCAGTTGGAAGAACCTGGCCTCAGAGGGGCCCTACTGGTGA